The [Clostridium] celerecrescens 18A genomic sequence GGTATCATAGGTGTTCATAACAAGCTTTTTCCCTTTTACTCCGCCATTCTCATTGATTTCATCCACGGCCCACTGCGCTCCTGCCTCCACCATCTGGCCAAGGCTGGAAGTTGCGCCCGTAATGTCCTGGAGACATCCGATTAAGATTTCTCCATCCGTTGCCGTCCCCCCAGCTTTGGTTTCCGTTCCTGCTGATGCTGCATTTGCAGCGGTGGTTGAAGGCGTCTGGGAGCTTCCGCATGCCGCCAGATTGAATGTCATAAGACCCGCAAAAATAATTGCTATTGCTTTTTTCATATACACTTCTCCTTTTCTCTTTTGAAAGAATAAGCACCCCTTATCAGATACTTTCCTCCACTTTTCGTGATACTTTGACAGTTTCCCTTTTAATCCTCAATATGTTATCGTTTTCATACTGATTTTTAAAAAATTTAAAGAGTATACTTCGCCATTTTGCTCAAATATTACTCTTTAAATTCAAAAACATCATACATCTTTTTTATCTCAATGTCAATATATCCAAAAAAAACTTTTTATAATATTTATTTCGTATATGAAAAGGTTGTCATATACAGTGATTTTTATGCCTTTTTGTTGACAACTATAAAGATTTGAGTATAATTTAGATAATCAGGATTAATAAAACACTATAAATGATTGCAATTAAGGAGAATTCAACTATGAATGAGATTCTGAATAGGATTCAAAAAATCGGCATTATGCCGGTTGCAGTACTTGATGATGTAAAAAACGCGGTTCCTCTTGCAGAGGCTCTCTGCGGCGGGGGGATTCACTGTGTAGTAATCCCCCTCTCCGCCAACGCAGCCGAAGAATCCATTCGCATAATGACAGAACGGTTTCCCAAAATGCTGATCGGGGCCGGCGGCATTCTGACAACCGAACAGGCCGGTCTCGCAGTTAATGCAGGAGCAAAATTTATCGTAACTCCGGAGTTCTCATCATCTGTTGTAACATATTGTATCGGCAGGGCCATACCAGTAATACCGGGTGTTTCCACTCCGGACGATGTGGAAACGGCAATTTCATTTGGACTTGACGCTGTAAACGTTTCCTCTGCCGGACAGGATAGAGGTTTCCATATGAGCCAGTCCATGTATTCATCCTATAATCACATAAACTTCATTCCGGCTGACGGCATCAATGAAAAAAACAGCAGTTCCTATCCGGCTTTCGATAATATTCTGGCCTGCCGCATGGTTGTGGAACAGGATTTGCTTCAGGCAGGGGCATTCGAAAAAATACGCGATCTCACAACAAAGGCCATTAAGACCATGCTGGGCTTCGAATTCACCCATATTGGGATAAACCTAAGTAACGATGCGGAAGCAGACAAAACAGCTGGAATATTTGAGGCAATGTTCGGATTTCAAAAAATATCAGGAGCCGGTTCTTTATTCGCCGGTACTGCCATTGAATGTATGAAACCTCCTTGCTTCGGTACGAAAGGTCATATTGCTATCGCCACCAACTCCATTGTCCGTGCAAAAAATTATTTTGAAGCAGCAGGTTATAAGTTCAATGAAGCTTCTGCAAAATTTAATCATAACAAAATGATTGTAATCTATTTTGAAGAGGAAGTCGGAGGCTTTGCTGTTCACCTTCTTCAGCGGTGATTTGAACAAAATGAAAGCCACAAGCATTCATGCCTGCGGCCTATAAATGGAGATAGTTGGATAATCAATAAACGATTTAATAAAATTCCAATATCCAGCCTCCCGGGTTTTAGCTGGGTTTTAGCTGGGTTCTTTCTATTCCCGCTAATCCGTCCTGGTCACTCTCCAGATGACCCCCGTCCCCGGAATAAACGCATCCGGATCCCCCTGAATATTCAGTCCGGTATCCACGATATACATTGCTCCGTCAGGACCGAATAACAGATGGGCCGGTCTCTCAAGGCCTCCTCCGTTTGACAAAGAGGCCGGAAACCCTGTACGATTGATGGCAAACGTGCTGATGGTCCTGGATTTCATATCGATTCTGGATATTCTGTGTCCTGCATTCGCATAAGAAATGGTATCACCAACCTGGGTGCGTATGGTGCTGCCATATTCAGCGATGTACACATCTCCATAGGGACCGAATTGGGGATTATAGTTAAATTCAAACCCCCTTATGGAGGAATTGGGCGGAAATGTTACGTAGGGCCTTGGGGGAACATTGGGCTGATTTTTAAAGAGAAGAGAAGGCTGTACACCACCGCTAGGCGTAAAACGCGGCGAATTTACGGATTCACCTCCGGAATAATCCGGCCAGCCATACCACAAATCAGGTGTAATATAATAAAAATCATCCGTAGCATTCTCAATGGGCCTGCTTCCCACTGCCTGATAACCGTTATTGACCGCATACAACTGGCCGCTGGAGTCAAATCTTAAATAAGATGGATTTCTGAATCCCCATGCGACCTGTTCTAAGTTGGAGCCGTCCAGATTTGCCCTGAGAATGCTTCCCGATGCCTTGATATACCGCTTTCTGATCTCGTACTCTATATTGGGAATTCCATAAGGAGAAAAAGCCCCCGTTAAAGCGATATCATCGGGCAAGCCTTCTGTCAGTATGTTATTTGTAGCGAAGTTTTGTCCATGAAGCATGATATAATCTCCTGCGTAATCACACAGAAGCGGAGAAACTGCCACCCACTCGTTGTCATTCCCAACGACACCGCTGTTTGTCACCGTTCCC encodes the following:
- the eda gene encoding bifunctional 4-hydroxy-2-oxoglutarate aldolase/2-dehydro-3-deoxy-phosphogluconate aldolase, with the protein product MNEILNRIQKIGIMPVAVLDDVKNAVPLAEALCGGGIHCVVIPLSANAAEESIRIMTERFPKMLIGAGGILTTEQAGLAVNAGAKFIVTPEFSSSVVTYCIGRAIPVIPGVSTPDDVETAISFGLDAVNVSSAGQDRGFHMSQSMYSSYNHINFIPADGINEKNSSSYPAFDNILACRMVVEQDLLQAGAFEKIRDLTTKAIKTMLGFEFTHIGINLSNDAEADKTAGIFEAMFGFQKISGAGSLFAGTAIECMKPPCFGTKGHIAIATNSIVRAKNYFEAAGYKFNEASAKFNHNKMIVIYFEEEVGGFAVHLLQR
- a CDS encoding PQQ-dependent sugar dehydrogenase, with amino-acid sequence MFYNSNGRNIGSCNEDNGFAERYLNPSDIYIVTGYQIEVFIKNLNSPIGMIFNENGEILVADSGLATGNPRILQMINGQFETIADDFVTPISGINYLNGVIYVSHRGFITKIYKDGTRQNIIMGLPSNGDNYNSPVTFSPDHKIYFGQGTVTNSGVVGNDNEWVAVSPLLCDYAGDYIMLHGQNFATNNILTEGLPDDIALTGAFSPYGIPNIEYEIRKRYIKASGSILRANLDGSNLEQVAWGFRNPSYLRFDSSGQLYAVNNGYQAVGSRPIENATDDFYYITPDLWYGWPDYSGGESVNSPRFTPSGGVQPSLLFKNQPNVPPRPYVTFPPNSSIRGFEFNYNPQFGPYGDVYIAEYGSTIRTQVGDTISYANAGHRISRIDMKSRTISTFAINRTGFPASLSNGGGLERPAHLLFGPDGAMYIVDTGLNIQGDPDAFIPGTGVIWRVTRTD